From Candidatus Stygibacter australis, a single genomic window includes:
- a CDS encoding C25 family cysteine peptidase, with amino-acid sequence ASEVATLVNKHILYQNSPVEEDIVKAVMVGEELNNSPWTYGGNYKDQIVSGGYFDGYSTTGFTANININTFYDRDGGWSKYDLFDEFSDTGINLLNHLGHSSPTYNMKMDNSDLTAANFTNNGITRGFVIGYSQGCYNGSFDNWHYSGYYLTEDCFAEKITDGIPGGYVACIANSRYGWYMPGGTNSSSQYYDRMFFDGIFGEGITEIGLVNQYSHEDDVSYMLTNSNMRWACYETNLFGDPSLDIWTDIPDDIEASVPVSVSIGVSQISIQTNVNNARVAILQDGELLGRGLTGFNGMLNLNLEEPVSSPSPLDISIIAHNYNRYEGVIIVVSDQPYVVYQGYTLNDSAGNNNGLPDYNEEISLDLQLYNVGNQNALNTVLNISTDDEYITMLDADEVIGEINAESVIELIDAVSFMISDDVPDQHVVNFTITVTGDDREDWVSYFQMTLNAPSLIYGGINIDDSISGDNDGILDPGESAIVTLQILNNGQSDSPYASLQLSCNNAEIAILVQTFDLGVIAANDQAEGIFEINVGTDIEIGTPVEFALVCSADNYSFLEEFVEPVGLIFEDFESGDFSGYDWTFGGNSDWQIDDLAYEGDYSAKSGTISNNQNSRILLDLNVLFSGQISFRYKVSSEGGYDLLRFYIDGEEVGAWSGELPWSQASFDISQGEHTIQWRYEKDSNVSSGSDCAWIDYIIFPAIGIPDPAEMVMDTEELNFMLEEGETGYANLEIANEGEENLIWNVTRHYLESRDSGGPDDYGYMWLDSNEAGAVDFDWIDISSTGTQVSFTHNDVGTALMPIGFTFNFYGADYDEFLINPNGWIGFGADNEEWSNSSLPDADAPRPAIMPLWDDLYPAIGGNGGGNVYYESFDDHLVVMFDGVIHYPGDFNGTYEFEVVIWDTGDIKLQYNSLDGDLDTCTIGIQDAQASDALQILHNDNYLEDELAIYIHKVINWLDISATSGEIIMNDQIILQLTAHTEELEAGEYVCELIFNTNDPLQETVIIPVNLIIGGGVIYGDVDDSQVVDAFDASCVLQYIVGLDPLPELDPIPWEAERIECADVDNNNTIEAYDGSLILQFVVGLITEFPAQNGDPVNLPDADIRLDCQLLDDELYLMVIADGDIYSFSMTAEQMEQVSLGTPELMETENALLAWNENENGWMLSCCNAYSFTDDQVIVRIPVELDSQAGEEEFMMQINASDWGEYSFDFSTVDENNDEIIYANELFGNYPNPFNPQTTLSFSVKEDNTPVKINIYNIKGQLVNTLTNEVYSSGNHLLIWDADSQPSGVYFYRSIIGDYVSTKKMLLIK; translated from the coding sequence GTGCTTCGGAAGTTGCTACTTTGGTGAATAAGCATATACTTTATCAAAACAGCCCCGTGGAAGAAGATATAGTTAAAGCTGTGATGGTGGGAGAAGAGCTGAATAACAGCCCCTGGACCTATGGTGGAAATTATAAGGATCAAATAGTATCCGGCGGTTATTTTGATGGCTACAGCACAACAGGTTTCACAGCCAATATTAATATTAACACCTTTTATGACCGTGATGGTGGCTGGAGTAAATATGACCTTTTTGACGAATTTTCCGATACAGGAATTAACCTTTTGAATCATCTGGGACACAGCAGTCCCACTTATAATATGAAAATGGATAACAGCGATCTAACTGCAGCGAATTTTACCAATAATGGAATAACACGGGGTTTTGTTATAGGTTATTCCCAGGGATGTTATAATGGCTCATTTGATAACTGGCATTATAGTGGTTATTATTTAACTGAGGATTGTTTTGCCGAAAAGATAACTGATGGAATACCAGGCGGCTATGTTGCCTGTATTGCAAATTCACGTTATGGCTGGTATATGCCGGGAGGCACAAACAGTTCTTCGCAATATTATGACAGGATGTTCTTTGACGGTATATTTGGAGAAGGAATAACTGAGATAGGATTAGTAAATCAATATTCTCATGAAGATGATGTAAGCTATATGCTGACAAACAGCAATATGCGCTGGGCATGCTATGAAACCAACCTTTTTGGTGACCCCTCACTTGATATCTGGACAGATATTCCTGATGATATAGAAGCATCAGTACCGGTTTCAGTATCAATAGGAGTATCACAGATAAGCATTCAAACCAATGTTAATAATGCCCGAGTAGCAATTTTGCAGGATGGAGAATTACTGGGTAGAGGATTAACAGGCTTCAATGGAATGCTGAACCTTAATCTGGAAGAACCGGTATCCAGTCCATCACCTCTGGACATTTCAATAATTGCTCATAATTATAATCGTTATGAGGGTGTGATCATTGTTGTTTCTGATCAGCCTTATGTAGTATATCAGGGTTATACTCTGAATGATAGTGCTGGAAATAATAACGGATTACCGGATTATAATGAGGAGATTTCGCTTGATCTTCAGCTTTATAATGTGGGAAATCAAAATGCCCTTAATACTGTACTAAATATTAGTACTGATGATGAATATATCACGATGCTGGATGCTGATGAAGTAATAGGTGAGATCAATGCAGAGAGTGTAATTGAACTTATAGATGCTGTTAGCTTTATGATCAGTGATGATGTTCCTGATCAGCATGTAGTAAATTTCACGATTACAGTGACTGGTGATGACAGGGAAGATTGGGTATCATATTTTCAGATGACTTTAAATGCCCCATCTCTTATCTATGGTGGAATCAATATAGATGACAGTATATCCGGGGATAATGACGGAATACTTGACCCTGGAGAATCTGCTATAGTAACTTTGCAGATCTTAAATAATGGGCAAAGCGATTCACCTTATGCCAGTTTGCAATTATCCTGTAATAATGCCGAAATAGCGATCCTGGTTCAGACTTTTGATCTGGGCGTGATAGCAGCTAATGATCAGGCAGAAGGGATATTTGAAATAAATGTGGGTACTGATATAGAGATCGGAACTCCAGTGGAATTTGCTCTGGTGTGCTCGGCAGATAATTATTCATTCCTGGAAGAATTTGTTGAACCGGTGGGATTAATATTCGAAGATTTTGAAAGTGGGGATTTTAGTGGTTATGATTGGACATTTGGTGGCAATAGTGACTGGCAGATAGACGATCTGGCTTATGAAGGAGATTACAGTGCGAAATCAGGAACGATCAGTAATAATCAAAACAGCAGGATTCTGCTCGATCTTAATGTTCTATTCTCAGGACAGATCAGTTTCAGATACAAAGTGTCTTCCGAAGGGGGTTATGACTTATTGAGATTTTATATTGATGGTGAAGAAGTGGGAGCCTGGTCAGGTGAATTACCCTGGTCTCAGGCAAGCTTTGATATTTCACAGGGTGAACACACCATACAATGGAGATATGAAAAGGATAGTAATGTATCCAGCGGCTCTGATTGTGCCTGGATTGATTATATAATTTTCCCGGCAATTGGAATTCCTGATCCTGCAGAGATGGTGATGGATACAGAAGAACTTAATTTTATGCTGGAAGAAGGTGAAACAGGATATGCTAATCTGGAGATTGCCAATGAAGGTGAAGAAAATCTGATCTGGAATGTCACCAGGCATTATCTGGAAAGCAGAGATAGTGGTGGTCCTGATGATTATGGATACATGTGGTTGGACAGCAATGAAGCCGGAGCTGTGGACTTTGACTGGATAGATATCTCAAGCACCGGAACTCAGGTGAGTTTTACTCATAATGATGTGGGGACAGCTTTGATGCCAATAGGCTTCACCTTTAATTTTTATGGCGCAGATTATGATGAATTTCTGATCAATCCCAATGGCTGGATAGGCTTTGGGGCGGATAATGAAGAATGGTCAAATTCTTCTCTGCCAGATGCTGATGCTCCCAGACCTGCCATTATGCCTTTGTGGGATGATCTTTATCCGGCGATTGGCGGAAATGGTGGCGGAAATGTATATTATGAGAGTTTTGATGATCATCTGGTGGTGATGTTCGATGGTGTTATCCATTATCCTGGTGATTTTAATGGCACTTATGAGTTTGAAGTTGTCATCTGGGATACAGGTGATATCAAACTCCAATATAATAGTTTAGATGGTGATCTTGATACCTGCACGATAGGTATTCAGGATGCCCAGGCTTCAGATGCACTGCAAATATTACATAACGATAATTATCTGGAAGATGAGCTGGCTATATATATTCACAAAGTAATCAACTGGCTGGATATATCTGCAACCAGTGGTGAGATAATAATGAATGATCAGATCATATTGCAATTAACAGCCCACACTGAAGAGCTGGAAGCTGGGGAATATGTATGTGAACTGATCTTCAATACAAACGATCCTCTGCAGGAGACAGTGATCATTCCGGTAAATTTAATTATCGGAGGTGGCGTTATTTATGGTGATGTTGATGATTCTCAGGTAGTGGATGCCTTTGATGCATCTTGCGTGCTGCAATACATTGTGGGACTCGATCCCCTGCCGGAGCTTGACCCGATACCCTGGGAAGCAGAAAGGATAGAATGTGCTGATGTGGATAATAATAATACTATTGAAGCTTATGATGGCTCTTTGATCTTGCAATTTGTAGTAGGGCTTATTACGGAATTCCCGGCTCAAAACGGGGATCCAGTGAATCTGCCGGATGCTGATATCAGATTAGATTGCCAGTTGCTTGATGATGAACTTTATCTGATGGTTATTGCAGATGGAGATATATATTCATTCAGCATGACAGCTGAGCAGATGGAGCAGGTTAGCCTGGGTACACCCGAATTGATGGAAACGGAAAATGCCCTGCTTGCCTGGAATGAAAATGAGAACGGCTGGATGTTGTCTTGCTGCAATGCTTATAGTTTTACAGATGATCAGGTGATCGTGCGGATTCCGGTAGAACTTGATTCTCAGGCTGGGGAAGAGGAATTCATGATGCAGATAAATGCATCTGACTGGGGAGAATATTCTTTTGATTTCAGTACTGTGGATGAAAATAATGATGAAATCATCTATGCTAATGAATTATTTGGTAATTATCCAAATCCATTTAATCCCCAAACTACTCTTTCATTCAGCGTCAAAGAAGATAATACTCCTGTAAAGATCAATATCTACAATATCAAAGGGCAATTAGTGAATACACTTACAAATGAAGTGTACAGCTCAGGAAATCATCTTCTGATCTGGGATGCAGATTCACAGCCAAGTGGAGTTTATTTCTATCGAAGCATAATCGGTGATTATGTTTCCACTAAAAAAATGTTACTAATAAAATAA